AGCACCACACCTCGCCGGAGTGGCTGCAGCGGTGCAAGGATCAATTCGACCGGCTCTACCTCGAAGGCGCCCGGAACCCGCGCGTGATGGCGATGGCGGTGCATCCCTACATCTCGGGCGTGCCGCACCGGATCAAGTA
This portion of the Candidatus Methylomirabilota bacterium genome encodes:
- a CDS encoding polysaccharide deacetylase — its product is HHTSPEWLQRCKDQFDRLYLEGARNPRVMAMAVHPYISGVPHRIKYFEAVYDYIRKQKGVWMTTGEEIYEWFTSQRRRGD